The following proteins are encoded in a genomic region of Aquifex aeolicus VF5:
- a CDS encoding penicillin-binding protein 1A, with protein MKKLVIGILGIVIALFVGLLVFLIPIYKNLPDPKLLESWTPPQASEVYDAKGRLYGTIGIQKRFYVSIDKIPEHVINAFVATEDRNFWHHFGIDPVAIVRAAIVNYRAGRIVQGGSTITQQLAKNLFLTRERTLERKIKEALLAIKIERTFDKKKIMELYLNQIYLGSGAYGVEAAAQVYFGKHVWELSLDEAALLAALPKAPAKYNPFYHPERALQRRNLVLKRMLEEGYITPEQYEEAVNKPLTVKKENKYKFSDYFLDMVKSYVFNKYGEIAYKGRLKIYTTIDLDYQKIAQKSLEEGLKRVAKIIGLPFLPKSEEDMELAYEKEAQLKRLKRGKIYVAKILKYDGNFMKVEIHGKKLKGEIKGLNTEGHKYVFVKYLGGNRAEIIPDLEGSLVSIDVKTGEIKAIVGGRSYAYSQFNRAVKALRQPGSAIKPVIYLSALLKGMTQISTIDASSKPYYDPSKGEDWIPKNYDEKEYGNVTLRYALAHSINTAAVNLLDKVGFELVLEVGKKVGLDNLKPYYSLALGTVEVTPLQLTAAYQVFANLGTECKPFFIKKIVDENGEVLEENVPECEEVLPKPETRVPVDMLRAVVLEGTARRASVLDRIVAGKTGTTDDFQDAWFVGFSPYIVTGVWVGYDVKKSLGKHMSGSRVALPIWIDYMKVVTRMYPNEDFELPPENIVVNINPKDLVLADETCEGVPMVFVKGTEPHITCSDLNAILGLR; from the coding sequence CTGCTTGTCTTCCTCATACCCATCTACAAAAACCTTCCCGATCCGAAACTCTTGGAGAGCTGGACACCGCCTCAAGCCTCGGAGGTTTACGATGCAAAGGGAAGGTTGTACGGGACGATAGGCATCCAGAAGAGGTTTTACGTGAGTATAGACAAAATTCCCGAACACGTTATAAACGCCTTCGTTGCGACTGAGGACAGAAACTTCTGGCATCACTTCGGGATTGACCCTGTGGCAATAGTAAGGGCTGCAATTGTGAACTACAGAGCCGGCAGGATAGTTCAGGGAGGTAGTACGATAACCCAGCAACTCGCTAAAAACTTATTCCTAACTAGAGAAAGGACACTGGAGAGAAAGATAAAGGAGGCACTCCTTGCCATAAAGATTGAGAGAACCTTTGACAAAAAGAAGATAATGGAATTGTATTTAAACCAGATATATCTAGGGAGCGGAGCTTACGGCGTTGAAGCGGCAGCTCAGGTATACTTCGGAAAACACGTTTGGGAACTTTCCTTAGATGAGGCAGCGCTCCTAGCAGCTCTGCCAAAAGCCCCCGCAAAGTACAACCCCTTTTACCACCCCGAGAGGGCACTCCAGAGAAGAAATCTCGTACTGAAACGGATGCTAGAAGAAGGTTATATCACTCCAGAGCAGTACGAGGAGGCGGTGAATAAACCCCTGACGGTAAAAAAAGAAAACAAGTACAAATTCTCCGATTACTTCCTCGATATGGTGAAGAGTTACGTTTTTAACAAGTATGGGGAAATTGCATATAAGGGCAGGTTAAAGATATACACAACGATAGATTTGGACTACCAGAAAATCGCTCAAAAATCGCTTGAGGAAGGTTTGAAGAGAGTAGCAAAGATTATAGGACTTCCTTTCCTTCCAAAGTCCGAAGAAGATATGGAGCTCGCTTATGAGAAAGAAGCACAGTTAAAGAGATTAAAAAGAGGAAAGATCTACGTAGCTAAGATCTTGAAGTACGACGGAAATTTCATGAAAGTAGAAATCCACGGCAAAAAATTAAAGGGAGAAATAAAAGGGCTTAACACCGAAGGACATAAGTATGTTTTCGTGAAATACCTCGGAGGAAATAGGGCGGAGATAATTCCTGACCTTGAGGGGAGTTTAGTCAGCATAGACGTAAAAACTGGAGAAATAAAGGCTATAGTGGGAGGAAGGAGTTACGCCTACTCTCAGTTCAACAGAGCTGTAAAAGCCCTAAGACAACCCGGTTCAGCTATAAAGCCCGTGATATACCTGTCCGCACTTCTGAAGGGAATGACTCAAATTTCCACGATTGACGCTTCTTCCAAACCGTACTACGACCCCTCAAAGGGCGAAGACTGGATTCCCAAAAACTATGACGAAAAAGAATACGGAAACGTTACCCTCAGGTATGCTCTTGCACACAGTATAAATACCGCGGCAGTAAACTTGCTGGACAAAGTGGGTTTTGAACTAGTCCTGGAAGTTGGCAAGAAAGTAGGATTAGACAATTTAAAACCTTACTACTCTTTAGCTCTGGGAACGGTAGAGGTCACGCCCCTGCAACTCACTGCGGCTTATCAAGTCTTTGCAAACCTCGGAACGGAGTGTAAACCTTTCTTTATAAAGAAGATAGTGGATGAAAACGGAGAAGTGCTAGAAGAAAACGTACCAGAGTGTGAGGAAGTCCTTCCAAAGCCTGAAACGAGAGTACCCGTGGATATGCTCAGAGCCGTGGTGCTGGAAGGTACAGCGAGGAGGGCGAGTGTACTGGACAGGATAGTAGCCGGAAAAACGGGAACTACCGACGATTTTCAGGATGCATGGTTTGTAGGCTTTTCTCCATACATAGTGACGGGTGTATGGGTGGGGTACGACGTGAAAAAGTCTCTCGGAAAGCATATGTCGGGTTCAAGGGTAGCACTTCCAATATGGATAGACTACATGAAAGTTGTTACAAGGATGTATCCAAACGAGGACTTTGAACTCCCTCCTGAAAATATAGTAGTAAATATAAACCCTAAAGACCTTGTTCTCGCGGATGAGACTTGCGAAGGTGTCCCTATGGTTTTCGTAAAGGGAACAGAACCTCATATAACGTGCTCTGACTTGAATGCCATACTGGGACTCAGATGA
- the bioF gene encoding 8-amino-7-oxononanoate synthase, with translation MRWIEEELKRIKEANLYRERILLEGVKDFCSNDYLGLRKHPEVVEESIRVLKEAGLGSGASQLVSGYTKHHRELEEKLAEFKGTESCVLFGSGFLANVGTIPALVEEGDLVLSDELNHASIIDGVRLSKAQKRVFKHKDYEELEEFLKKNRKKFRRVLIITDTVFSMDGDVADLKRLTQICEEYDCMLYIDEAHTTGTIGKGGLDYFGIEHKEYIIVMGTLSKALGSYGAFVCGTKLLIDYLVNKARSLIFSTSLPPSVCAGAKKAIEIIEENPKLIEFLRKKEKEILEILEQFSLDYKYYSTPIIPIMVYDEKETVRIKEELLKEGVFIQAIRYPTVPKGKARLRLTASLNYTRKDLEFLKNALEKVLKGRA, from the coding sequence ATGAGGTGGATTGAGGAGGAATTAAAGAGAATTAAGGAAGCAAACCTTTACAGGGAAAGGATACTCCTTGAGGGAGTAAAGGATTTCTGCTCCAATGATTACTTGGGACTTAGAAAACACCCAGAAGTTGTAGAAGAAAGTATAAGGGTTTTAAAGGAAGCAGGACTAGGTTCAGGTGCTTCTCAACTGGTTTCCGGATACACAAAGCACCACAGGGAACTTGAGGAAAAACTTGCGGAGTTTAAGGGAACTGAAAGCTGTGTTCTCTTCGGAAGCGGTTTTTTAGCAAACGTAGGAACGATACCGGCCCTTGTGGAAGAAGGAGATCTCGTCCTGAGTGACGAATTAAATCACGCATCTATAATAGACGGAGTAAGACTTTCTAAAGCTCAAAAAAGGGTTTTTAAGCATAAAGATTACGAGGAACTTGAGGAGTTTTTAAAGAAAAACAGGAAAAAGTTTAGAAGAGTTCTAATAATTACGGACACCGTGTTCAGTATGGACGGAGATGTAGCGGATTTGAAAAGATTAACACAGATATGTGAAGAGTACGACTGTATGCTTTACATAGACGAGGCGCACACAACGGGAACGATAGGAAAAGGCGGACTTGATTACTTTGGAATAGAACACAAAGAGTACATAATCGTTATGGGAACATTATCAAAGGCTTTAGGAAGTTACGGAGCTTTTGTCTGCGGAACAAAATTACTGATAGATTACCTTGTGAACAAAGCGAGGAGTTTAATATTCTCAACCTCTTTACCGCCTTCCGTGTGTGCAGGTGCTAAAAAAGCTATTGAGATAATAGAAGAAAATCCAAAATTAATTGAGTTTTTAAGAAAAAAAGAAAAGGAAATTTTAGAAATTTTGGAACAATTTTCTTTAGATTACAAATATTACAGCACACCTATAATTCCCATAATGGTTTACGACGAAAAAGAAACAGTAAGGATAAAAGAAGAACTTCTAAAGGAAGGTGTGTTTATTCAAGCTATAAGGTACCCCACAGTTCCTAAAG